The Candidatus Thermoplasmatota archaeon genomic sequence GGCGCGAATCAAGCGTCACGGCTGGACGAAGGTCGTGGTCTCCTCGGAGACGACGACCGCCTGCATGGAACGGCTCACACCGTCCGTGTTCCACCCCCGAGACGACTCGGTCGTGGGACTACCGCGATGGAGGAAACAGCATGGGCCAACCCCACCGATCCAAGAAAGGCTCCCACGGCTACTCGCCCCGCGTGCGCGCGGCGAGCGAGGTGCCGCGGTTCTCGAGCTGGCCGGAGTCCAAGGGCGACAAGCCTCGCATCCAGGGCTTCGCCGGCTACAAGGCGGGCATGACGCACGTGATCCTCACGGACTACCGTCCCAAGTCGATCACCTCGGGCCAGGAGGTCCAGGTGCCCGTGACGGTCATCGAGGTGCCGACGATGAAGGTCGCCGCGGTCCGCCTGTACCGCGAGACGGCCTACGGCCTCAAGACCGTAGGCGAGATCTGGGCGGAGAACGCGGACAAGAACCTCAAGCGCCGCCTCCCGGTCCCGAAGACCGCGGACGCGTGGAACGTCGACGCCGCGAAGGTGGACGACGTGCGCCTCCTCGCCTACACGCAGCCGACGCTCGTGTCGGGCATCCCGAAGAAGCTCCCGGACGTCATGGAGCTGCGCGTCGCGGGCGGCTCGATCGCCGACCGCCTCAAGTTCGCGCAGGAGAAGCTCGGCCAGGAGCTCGACGTCTCGGAGTGGACGAAGACGGGCGAGATGATCGACGTCGCGGCCGTCACGAAGGGCTTCGGCTACCAGGGCTCGATCGTGCGCTGGGGCGTCCGCCTGCAGGGTCACAAGGACTCGAAGAACCGCCGCGACACGTCGCCGCTCGGTCCCTTCCAGCCGCGCTTCATCCGCAGCACGGTGCCCATGCCCGGCCAGACGGGCTACCACCAGCGCACGGAGTACAACAAGCGCGTCCTCAAGATCGGCGAGAACGGCGCCGAGATCACGCCCGCGGGCGGGTTCCTCGGCTACGGCCTCGTGCGCAACAAGTACCTGATTCTCCACGGCTCGATCCCCGGTCCCGCGAAGCGGCTCATCCGCCTGCGCGACGCGACCCGGTACACGCGCGGCATCAAGGCCGACGCGCCCGAGCTGACGTACATCAGCACGGCCTCGAAGCAGGGAGCGTGAAGCGAATGTCGAAGGTCAACATCTACGCGAAGGACGGCAAGGCGGCCGGCGAAGCCACGCTCCCCGCCGTCTTCTCGACGGACTACCGCCCGGACCTCATCCGGAAGTCGGTCAACGCCTTCCAGGCGAACCGCCGCCAGCCCTACGGCTCGGACACGATGGCCGGCAAGCGCCACTCGGAGTACTCGGTCCGCTCGGGGTCGGGCATCTCGCGTGTCCCGCGTCTCTCGCAGGGCAACACCGCGGTGCTGTCGCCCGCCGTCGTCGGCGGTCGCCGCGCCCACCCGCCCAAGGTCGAGCGCATCTGGGCCGAGAAGGTCAACAAGAAGGAGCGCGCCCTCGCGCTCAAGAGCGCCCTCGCGGCGACGGCGAACGCGGAGATCGTCCGCGGGCGCGGCCACCGCTTCAAGGAGGGCCTCGCGCTCCCCGTCGTCCTCGCCGACGAGGTCACCGCCCTCGGCAAGACGAAGGACGTCGTCGCCCTCTTCGAGGCCGTGGGCCTCGGCGACGACATCGCGCGCGCGCTCGACGGCCACAAGCAGCGCCCCGGCAAGGGCAAGCTGCGCGGCCGCCGCATGCGCACGCCCTCGAGCGTCCTCCTCGTCGTGGACGACCTCGCGGCGCCGGTCGCGGCCGCCGCGAAGAACCTGCGCGGCGTCGAGGTCAC encodes the following:
- a CDS encoding 50S ribosomal protein L3, coding for MGQPHRSKKGSHGYSPRVRAASEVPRFSSWPESKGDKPRIQGFAGYKAGMTHVILTDYRPKSITSGQEVQVPVTVIEVPTMKVAAVRLYRETAYGLKTVGEIWAENADKNLKRRLPVPKTADAWNVDAAKVDDVRLLAYTQPTLVSGIPKKLPDVMELRVAGGSIADRLKFAQEKLGQELDVSEWTKTGEMIDVAAVTKGFGYQGSIVRWGVRLQGHKDSKNRRDTSPLGPFQPRFIRSTVPMPGQTGYHQRTEYNKRVLKIGENGAEITPAGGFLGYGLVRNKYLILHGSIPGPAKRLIRLRDATRYTRGIKADAPELTYISTASKQGA
- the rpl4p gene encoding 50S ribosomal protein L4, translated to MSKVNIYAKDGKAAGEATLPAVFSTDYRPDLIRKSVNAFQANRRQPYGSDTMAGKRHSEYSVRSGSGISRVPRLSQGNTAVLSPAVVGGRRAHPPKVERIWAEKVNKKERALALKSALAATANAEIVRGRGHRFKEGLALPVVLADEVTALGKTKDVVALFEAVGLGDDIARALDGHKQRPGKGKLRGRRMRTPSSVLLVVDDLAAPVAAAAKNLRGVEVTTPRELNVERVAPGGDPGRLTVFTKKALAALEAIG